The following proteins are encoded in a genomic region of Apis mellifera strain DH4 linkage group LG14, Amel_HAv3.1, whole genome shotgun sequence:
- the LOC107964014 gene encoding uncharacterized protein LOC107964014 — protein sequence MSISVKNDDVQINREGTMVSVSTIQQSNETTSKVNKEDDTKRQLVCLNNRKSIIQSRIADKIPNMKEQMETNLKLLKFVADSKLTLTQVNGQRKLGPPPGWTGPPPGPKCEIFVGSIPRDYYEPEIVRIFSTVGTIYELRLMMEFSGTNRGYCFIMYTTEEEAARAVKELDQHEIYPGKKIGVVASTNNCRLYINQLPRIIDSKSIIKRIYEVTDDVDKVAVYRNLNGFVCYVLVSYKTHRGAAMARRRLVPESATLFKNCEVNIEWANANMTPYNVFEECGTCDEEGNIQITKTFIEPAKTKKVVARTKQKAIDKRSNIINNQRSQKLIGSSIQKGRPIKAAISSPVKNLGNPINQCKVEKCQSKSILCSNCSLIEFARSKDKTKENFNQTCDINGNLRDSLDQSFLHEHFKKNCVQHDQSNAILPAISTYLTYLNKGKRLKNFKWNDVQRYSNEALHSIENFAKNLTNAPCDLVNKCKLECSCQCRFHANNGLFNVSKLPTNKLQSVWNPTDGLVANFSETLKIAGENDNKNCVNYDQRNIYKNEHANTAENNVVHHVSNNFSNSQPFNESNHHRFSNCYQYANYYQNFGINNGEQSNGTFVQYPPNQNSGYNLQSGREFSLRQESNLAQQFSQQFPSTPDVNQMTINQNFNWFSPELLPMEIYRREPANIPDISNRILNDCKYMNNHHAIKSSQQQSNNESFFSPVSSKFEGRFSFENPINPINSSLYPKSAIYAESKPQFGENFRRL from the exons atgtCAATTAGCGTTAAAAACGACGACGTTCAGATTAATCGGGAAGGAACAATGGTGTCTGTTTCGACGATTCAACAATCAAACGAGACCACCAGTAAAGTTAACAAAGAAGACGATACGAAACGACAATTAG TATGCCTGAACAATCGGAAGTCCATCATACAATCACGAATCGCTGACAAAATACCGAACATGAAGGAGCAAATGGAAacgaatctaaaattattaaaattcgtagCCGATTCCAAGTTGACATTAACCCAGGTTAATGGTCAAAGGAAACTCGGCCCGCCTCCAGGATGGACAGGACCTCCTCCTGGACCGAAATGCGAGATTTTCGTCGGCAGTATACCACGAGATTATTACGAACCCGAAATTGTTCGTATATTCAGTACTGTAGGAACGATTTATGAGTTACGCTTGATGATGGAATTTTCTGGTACAAATAGGGGTTACTGTTTTATCATGTACACCACCGAAGAGGAGGCAGCTCGTGCTGTTAAAGAATTAGATCAGCATGAGATTTATCCTGGAAAAAAGATCGGTGTCGTTGCGAGCACTAATAATTGTCGGCTATACATTAATCAGCTGCCTCGAATCATCGACTCTAAATCCATCATCAAg AGAATTTACGAAGTGACAGATGATGTAGATAAAGTAGCCGTTTATAGGAACCTGAACGGTTTTGTTTGTTACGTTTTGGTATCGTACAAAACCCATCGAGGGGCCGCCATGGCGCGAAGAAGATTAGTGCCTGAATCGGCGACGCTCTTCAAAAATTGTGAAGTTAATATAGAATGGGCTAATGCAAATATGACACCTTATAACGTG TTCGAAGAATGTGGGACGTGTGACGAGGAAGGGAACATACAAATAACGAAAACCTTCATTGAACCAGCTAAAACGAAAAAAGTTGTGGCCCGAACGAAACAGAAGGCCATCGACAAAcgatcgaatataataaacaatcaaCGATCGCAGAAATTAATCGGTTCATCGATTCAAAAAGGTCGGCCGATAAAAGCTGCAATCTCGAGCCCGGTAAAAAATCTCGGCAACCCAATAAATCAATGCAAGGTCGAGAAATGCCAATCGAAAAGCATACTTTGCTCCAATTGTTCTTTGATAGAATTCGCGAGGAGCAAGGACaaaacgaaggaaaattttaatcaaacgtGCGATATCAATGGAAATTTAAGAGACAGTTTAGACCAATCATTTTTACACGAACACTTTAAGAAGAATTGCGTACAACACGATCAATCGAACGCCATTCTTCCCGCGATCAGCACTTATTTGACGTATTTGAACAAGGGTAAACGTTTGAAGAACTTCAAATGGAACGACGTGCAAAGATATTCTAACGAGGCTTTGCACAGTATCGAAAATTTTGCTAAAAATCTGACAAATGCACCTTGCGATCTGGTCAACAAGTGTAAGTTAGAATGCTCTTGCCAGTGTCGATTTCACGCAAACAACGGTTTGTTCAATGTATCAAAATTACCtacgaataaattacaatCTGTTTGGAATCCGACGGACGGTCTTGTCGCAAATTTCTCCGAAACTTTGAAGATCGCAGGCGAAAATGACAATAAAAATTGCGTTAACTACGatcagagaaatatttataagaacgaGCACGCGAACACCGCGGAGAATAATGTTGTACACCACGTgtccaataatttttccaattcgcAACCTTTCAACGAGTCTAATCATCACCGGTTCTCGAACTGTTATCAGTACGCTAATTATTATCAGAATTTTGGGATCAATAACGGAGAGCAAAGCAACGGTACTTTCGTCCAATATCCTCCCAATCAAAACTCGGGATACAATTTGCAAAGCGGGCGAGAATTCTCGTTGCGGCAGGAATCGAATTTGGCCCAACAATTTTCGCAACAATTTCCATCGACACCAGACGTGAACCAGATGACGATCAATCAGAATTTCAATTGGTTCTCGCCCGAGTTGTTGCCGATGGAGATTTATCGCCGCGAGCCGGCAAATATTCCAGATATATCGAATAGAATTTTGAACGATTGTAAATACATGAACAATCATCACGCGATTAAGAGTTCGCAGCAACAGAGTAACAACGAGTCGTTTTTTAGCCCCGTTTCGTCGAAGTTCGAAGGAAGATTCTCGTTTGAAAATCCGATCAATCCAATCAATTCCTCGTTGTATCCGAAGAGCGCGATATACGCGGAAAGTAAGCCTCAATTtggtgaaaattttcgaagacTTTaa
- the LOC100576934 gene encoding uncharacterized protein LOC100576934, which translates to MWNRKVFIRIIEVILCIACVVALRVTDDESRRVFHYLRSRSREWSLLNNVTWGAIGAALATATCGGYIIITTGLLIAAATGELNGRKTEIFFLGLGVILFGIVGALSMASIENVPEDLIDNAAVFGALCLLTALVFIGDLLMSTPKKKNKHGMAELLTDKKAKQQQITTTLTTEKESKSSKKSGSKVSKKDDNGNINDGFDKMDEKRQKSSAKKEERRYSKEEAYGHDEIDNFDREDGEPKEYAQNFENGRALRDSQMYRDPEMQKVGNRDSYKMAHRIEMPTVMYKMQDIYQRPMDEIDTPRFPIETNRKNENMFAKIVNPSVKIMKVERDVDEAIESYRYSDTSQYDNVPVRMRGTSLRSQKRSRDVSFNVPPPPKGYEQELDQEKDEIEMLEECFTSLRTTSTGTQTPNLRTPSSPNDPGYVRHTANNWPQENKTKTPGSSPNRTRN; encoded by the exons atgtgGAATCGTAAAGTATTCATCAGGATCATCGAAGTG ATACTTTGTATTGCTTGTGTGGTGGCATTAAGGGTGACCGACGACGAGAGTCGAAGggtttttcattatttgagaAGTCGCAGCAGAGAATGGTCTCTTTTGAACAACGTCACGTGGGGTGCAATAG GCGCCGCTCTTGCAACCGCGACTTGTGGTGGTTACATAATAATCACAACAGGTCTTCTTATTGCCGCTGCGACAGGAGAGCTTAATGGTCGAAAGACG gAAATATTCTTCCTTGGACTTGGAGTGATCCTTTTCGGTATTGTTGGCGCATTGTCCATGGCTTCCATTGAAAACGTCCCTGAGGATTTGATCGACAATGCCGCGGTTTTTGGGGCACTGTGCCTGCTAACAGCGTTGGTTTTCATCGGCGATCTGTTAATGAGCACACctaaaaagaagaacaagCATGGCATGGCGGAACTCTTGACCGATAAAAAAG ccAAGCAGCAGCAAATAACGACGACACTTACCACGGAGAAAGAGtcaaaatcttcgaaaaaaagcGGTTCGAAAGTCTCCAAAAAAGAcgataatggaaatataaacGACGGTTTCGATAAAATGGATGAGAAACGTCAAAAGAGTTCAGCCAAGAAGGAGGAACGAAGgtattcgaaagaagaagcgTATGGGCACGATGagatcgataatttcgatcgGGAAGACGGAGAGCCGAAAGAGTACGCGCAGAATTTCGAGAATGGAAGAGCTCTCAGGGACTCGCAGATGTATCGAGACCCTGAGATGCAAAAGGTTGGGAACAGAGACTCTTATAAAATGGCTCACAGAATAGAAATGCCTACCGTGATGTACAAGATGCAGGATATTTATCAACGTCCAATGGATGAAATCGACACGCCTCGTTTTCCGATCGAGACGAATCGCAAAAATGAGAACATGTTCGCGAAGATCGTGAACCCTAGCGTGAAGATTATGAAAGTTGAACGAGATGTGGACGAAGCTATCGAGAGTTAcag ATATTCCGACACTAGTCAGTACGACAACGTGCCAGTCAGAATGAGAGGAACATCGTTGAGAAGTCAGAAGAGAAGTCGTGACGTTTCTTTCAACGTTCCACCGCCGCCAAAGGGTTATGAGCAGGAGCTTGACCaggaaaaagatgaaatcGAGATGCTGGAAGAATGTTTTACCTCGCTTCGAACAACGAGCACGGGGACACAGACGCCCAATCTTCGAACACCTTCGTCACCCAATGATCCAGGATACGTTCGACACACTGCCAACAATTGGCCCCAAGAGAATAAAACTAAGACTCCTGGTTCGAGTCCAAATCGCACAaggaattga